From a region of the Pseudanabaena sp. ABRG5-3 genome:
- the purC gene encoding phosphoribosylaminoimidazolesuccinocarboxamide synthase has protein sequence MSGTKLYEGKAKILFTTDDPDILLSRYKDDATAFNALKKGTIANKGEVNCAIASHIFQYLETKGIATHFIKQISPNEMQVAAVQILPIEVVVRNIAAGSICKRLGIEQGQPLKQPLVEFFYKNDELGDPLITDAHVAMLDLATPEQVDQLKQLALSINQHLKAFFDHCNLILVDFKVEIGVNSSGKLLLADEISPDTCRLWDKAIADPTARILDKDRFRQDLGNVAEAYQEVLKRVLEAQAALI, from the coding sequence ATGAGTGGAACTAAGCTCTACGAAGGCAAAGCCAAAATTCTATTTACGACAGATGATCCTGATATTTTGCTGTCACGCTATAAAGATGATGCAACTGCCTTCAATGCTCTCAAAAAAGGGACGATCGCCAACAAAGGGGAAGTAAACTGCGCGATCGCCTCCCATATTTTTCAGTATTTGGAGACTAAAGGCATCGCCACTCATTTCATCAAACAAATCTCGCCTAACGAAATGCAGGTTGCTGCTGTTCAGATTTTGCCGATCGAAGTGGTGGTAAGGAATATTGCCGCAGGTAGCATTTGCAAACGTCTCGGTATAGAGCAAGGACAGCCCCTGAAACAACCCCTTGTCGAATTTTTTTATAAAAATGACGAACTTGGCGATCCGCTAATTACCGATGCCCATGTTGCCATGCTTGATCTCGCAACCCCTGAACAGGTTGATCAACTCAAGCAACTTGCCCTTAGTATCAATCAGCACCTAAAGGCATTTTTTGACCATTGCAACCTAATCCTCGTTGATTTCAAAGTGGAAATTGGGGTAAATTCCAGTGGCAAATTATTACTAGCTGACGAAATTAGCCCCGATACCTGTCGTCTCTGGGACAAAGCGATCGCCGATCCCACCGCCCGTATTTTAGACAAAGATCGGTTCCGTCAAGATCTGGGCAATGTTGCTGAAGCCTATCAAGAAGTCCTCAAGCGCGTATTAGAAGCTCAGGCTGCACTTATTTAA